A DNA window from Verrucomicrobiota bacterium contains the following coding sequences:
- a CDS encoding aldo/keto reductase, translating into MKYRALGRTGLEVSLLSFGCMRLPKDEEEAATLIAASVDKGINYFETSPGYCDGTSERKVGLGVKGRRDKVIVSTKSGVGAETTGDSLRAKVEASLEALGTGYLDFYQFWGFEWQWFDHARKPGGAIEAVGKLQDEGVIRHFGFTSHDTGENVIKLIDTGEFESATVDYHILNREKEEAIAHARRQGVGIVIMCPVAGGLLASPSKKLSGLFPAGGTSATNAELALRFVWSNSGVTTAASGMESLSDLEENVAAVERFEPVTQADRAQVLKVLDEFAALGHAFCTGCRYCLPCPNDVWIPGIFKLVNYARIYGLGDAARKQYWGEYPEKSRASACIECGECEPKCPHGIPIIAQLKEAAELLGDSGQSPSTPEEAGG; encoded by the coding sequence ATGAAGTACAGGGCACTGGGCCGGACCGGCTTGGAGGTCTCGCTGCTGTCGTTCGGCTGCATGCGGCTGCCGAAGGATGAGGAGGAGGCGGCCACGCTGATCGCCGCCTCGGTCGACAAGGGAATCAACTACTTCGAGACGTCGCCCGGCTACTGCGACGGCACGAGCGAGCGTAAGGTGGGCCTCGGCGTCAAAGGGCGGCGCGACAAAGTCATCGTCTCGACCAAGAGCGGTGTCGGCGCGGAGACGACCGGCGACTCGCTTCGGGCCAAGGTTGAAGCGTCACTTGAGGCGCTGGGGACAGGCTACCTGGACTTCTATCAGTTCTGGGGATTCGAGTGGCAGTGGTTCGACCACGCGCGCAAGCCGGGCGGGGCGATCGAGGCGGTTGGCAAGCTCCAGGACGAGGGTGTCATCCGCCACTTCGGTTTTACGAGCCACGACACGGGCGAGAATGTCATCAAGCTCATCGACACCGGCGAGTTCGAGAGCGCCACGGTTGACTACCACATCCTCAACCGCGAGAAAGAAGAGGCGATCGCCCATGCCCGCCGGCAAGGGGTCGGCATCGTCATCATGTGCCCGGTCGCGGGCGGTCTGCTCGCCAGCCCGTCGAAGAAGCTCAGCGGACTCTTTCCGGCGGGCGGGACATCGGCCACAAACGCCGAGCTTGCGCTGCGGTTCGTCTGGTCCAACAGCGGCGTCACCACGGCCGCCTCGGGCATGGAGAGCCTGAGCGATCTGGAGGAGAACGTCGCGGCCGTCGAGCGATTCGAGCCGGTTACCCAGGCCGACCGCGCGCAGGTCCTCAAGGTGCTCGATGAGTTCGCCGCCCTCGGCCACGCGTTCTGTACCGGATGCCGCTACTGCCTGCCGTGTCCGAACGACGTGTGGATCCCGGGCATCTTCAAGCTCGTCAACTACGCCCGCATCTACGGCTTGGGCGACGCGGCCAGGAAGCAGTACTGGGGTGAGTACCCCGAGAAGTCGCGCGCCTCGGCCTGCATCGAATGCGGCGAGTGCGAGCCCAAGTGCCCGCACGGTATCCCGATCATCGCCCAGCTCAAGGAAGCCGCCGAACTGCTCGGCGACAGCGGTCAGAGCCCATCGACGCCGGAGGAGGCCGGCGGATGA
- a CDS encoding polyphenol oxidase family protein has product MVIGCAGVHQPLNAVVERGDVALHELDGISYLTYPALDALPGVRALTTLRESGTTHKPHRCGGQWLDRFIPWLQRALDVPEATFCAGEQVHGTACMLVGSQDAPRPGRLRRFIETDALLTTVPAVGLIVITADCVPVFLAEPAARAVGIIHAGKAGTGLEITGYATGLFYSTTSAERANTTALIGPSIGDGCYPVRLWDENVRQLRDTGLERIITPAICTRCNLDRFYSYRAEKGCTGRMVSAIILAEA; this is encoded by the coding sequence ATGGTAATTGGTTGTGCAGGTGTCCACCAGCCGCTCAACGCTGTCGTGGAACGCGGCGACGTCGCGCTCCACGAGCTCGACGGGATCTCGTACCTCACCTACCCCGCGCTCGACGCGCTGCCCGGCGTGCGCGCTCTTACCACGCTGCGCGAGAGCGGCACCACGCACAAGCCGCACCGTTGTGGCGGACAATGGCTCGATCGCTTCATCCCGTGGCTCCAGCGCGCCCTCGACGTGCCCGAGGCCACCTTCTGCGCCGGCGAGCAGGTGCACGGGACTGCCTGCATGCTCGTCGGCTCTCAGGACGCGCCGCGCCCGGGCCGCCTCCGCCGCTTCATCGAGACCGACGCGTTGCTCACCACCGTGCCGGCCGTCGGCCTCATCGTGATCACAGCCGACTGCGTGCCCGTCTTCCTCGCCGAGCCCGCCGCGCGCGCCGTCGGCATCATCCACGCCGGCAAGGCCGGTACTGGGCTCGAGATCACGGGCTACGCCACCGGGCTCTTCTACTCCACCACATCGGCGGAAAGAGCCAACACGACGGCGCTCATCGGCCCGTCGATCGGCGACGGCTGCTACCCCGTCCGGCTATGGGACGAGAACGTGCGACAGCTTCGCGACACCGGCCTCGAGAGAATCATCACGCCCGCGATTTGCACTCGCTGCAATCTGGACCGCTTCTACTCCTACCGCGCCGAAAAGGGGTGCACGGGCCGCATGGTCTCCGCTATCATTCTTGCTGAAGCGTGA
- a CDS encoding YggS family pyridoxal phosphate-dependent enzyme, translating to MARNLDAIRGRIADAAERAGRSPDDVTLVCVTKTRSLDEIRAALDWGVPVLGESRVQEAAEKIPQLPHTVTWHLIGHLQRNKVKHALELFDMIHSVDSLRLAEEIESRAAAAQEIVPVLIEVNVAGEDSKFGAALDEVEQLAETIGRMPNVDLAGLMTMAPFVDDPETVRHIFSGLRELRDRIRDEHGLDLPHLSMGMTQDYEVAVEEGATMVRIGSAVFEQ from the coding sequence ATTGCCCGGAACCTTGATGCCATCCGCGGCCGCATCGCCGACGCGGCAGAACGCGCCGGCCGCTCGCCCGACGACGTGACGCTCGTCTGTGTCACCAAGACACGCTCGCTCGATGAGATCCGCGCGGCGCTCGACTGGGGCGTGCCCGTGCTTGGCGAGAGCCGGGTTCAAGAGGCGGCTGAGAAGATCCCCCAGCTGCCGCACACGGTCACTTGGCACCTCATCGGTCATCTCCAGCGGAACAAGGTCAAGCACGCCCTCGAGCTGTTCGACATGATCCACTCAGTCGACAGCCTGCGGTTGGCCGAGGAGATTGAGTCGCGCGCTGCGGCCGCGCAGGAGATCGTGCCCGTGCTCATCGAGGTCAACGTCGCGGGCGAGGACTCGAAGTTCGGCGCTGCGCTCGATGAGGTCGAACAACTTGCGGAGACTATCGGCCGCATGCCGAACGTTGATCTGGCGGGGCTGATGACAATGGCCCCGTTTGTCGACGACCCGGAGACGGTGCGCCACATCTTCAGCGGTCTGCGCGAGCTGCGCGACCGGATCCGCGACGAGCACGGTCTCGATCTGCCGCACCTCTCGATGGGCATGACGCAGGACTACGAGGTCGCCGTCGAGGAAGGCGCCACGATGGTCCGCATCGGCTCGGCCGTCTTCGAGCAGTAG
- a CDS encoding aldo/keto reductase, with protein sequence MRYRTLGGTGKEISLLSFGGGRLPDDEDEAAVLVSAAAARGINYFETAPGYCGGTCERKIGLGLKAHRESVFISAKSMVDGESDGDSLRRKVEASLQALQVDYLDFYHFWAFGWRWWDHARKPGGALEAVRKLQHEGVIRHFGFTSHDSADNVMKLMATGEFECATLQYSILSAEQERAIAYANAQGIGTIAMCPLAGGLLVDPAKRLRAVLPDSAEVQESARSATSAEFALRFVWSCEGMTAAVSGIATVAELDENVAIADRFEPLVPDDRERVHAILREFSVIGHRFCTGCHYCMPCPNGVWIPSIFRLLNYARMFKMIDPGRWQYGQWPEEVRAEACTECGQCEPKCPHGVPIMAQLKEAAELFGDRGTGKGE encoded by the coding sequence ATGAGGTACCGCACGCTGGGCGGAACGGGGAAGGAGATCTCGCTGCTGTCGTTCGGCGGGGGACGATTGCCCGACGACGAGGACGAAGCGGCGGTCCTTGTCTCGGCGGCCGCTGCGCGCGGCATCAACTACTTCGAGACGGCGCCGGGCTACTGTGGGGGTACATGCGAGCGCAAGATCGGTCTTGGGCTTAAGGCGCACCGCGAGTCCGTCTTCATCTCCGCCAAGAGCATGGTGGATGGCGAAAGCGACGGCGATTCGCTCCGACGCAAGGTGGAAGCATCGCTTCAGGCGTTGCAGGTCGACTACTTGGATTTCTACCACTTCTGGGCATTCGGCTGGCGGTGGTGGGACCACGCCCGAAAGCCCGGCGGCGCGCTGGAAGCCGTCCGCAAGCTCCAACACGAGGGTGTGATCAGGCACTTCGGCTTCACGAGCCACGATTCAGCCGACAATGTGATGAAGCTCATGGCGACCGGCGAGTTCGAGTGCGCGACGCTCCAGTACAGCATCCTGAGCGCCGAGCAGGAGCGCGCGATCGCGTATGCCAATGCCCAGGGCATAGGCACGATTGCCATGTGTCCTTTGGCCGGCGGGCTCTTGGTTGACCCGGCCAAACGGTTGCGCGCCGTGCTGCCGGATTCGGCGGAGGTTCAGGAGTCGGCTCGGTCCGCGACTTCCGCGGAGTTCGCGCTCCGGTTCGTCTGGTCATGCGAAGGGATGACGGCGGCGGTGTCGGGTATTGCTACGGTGGCGGAACTCGACGAGAACGTGGCCATCGCGGATCGGTTCGAGCCGCTGGTTCCGGACGACCGTGAGCGCGTGCACGCCATTCTGCGCGAGTTCAGTGTCATCGGCCACCGGTTCTGCACCGGCTGCCACTACTGCATGCCGTGCCCGAACGGCGTGTGGATTCCGTCCATCTTTCGGCTGCTCAACTACGCGCGCATGTTCAAGATGATCGACCCGGGCCGATGGCAATACGGCCAATGGCCCGAGGAAGTACGGGCCGAAGCCTGCACCGAGTGCGGCCAGTGCGAGCCGAAGTGTCCCCACGGCGTCCCTATCATGGCCCAGCTCAAGGAAGCCGCTGAGTTGTTCGGAGATAGGGGCACAGGGAAGGGCGAGTAG
- a CDS encoding NUDIX hydrolase, with amino-acid sequence MKTNPKHCRECGGALATRPIEGRPRAVCPACGSISYVNPVPAAAVAVVEHGCILLVKRAVEPKKGLWSLPAGFLEIDETVQECAVRETKEETGLDVALDGIIDVITVFDDPRYVCLLVVFAAHVVGGTLAPGDDAAEAGAFGLDELPPIAFKSHVRVIRAALDKA; translated from the coding sequence ATGAAGACCAACCCGAAGCATTGCCGCGAATGCGGTGGCGCGCTCGCAACGCGCCCGATTGAGGGCCGGCCCCGCGCCGTGTGCCCGGCGTGCGGTTCTATCAGCTACGTCAACCCGGTGCCGGCGGCGGCCGTCGCCGTCGTCGAGCACGGCTGCATCCTCCTCGTCAAACGCGCCGTCGAGCCGAAGAAGGGCCTCTGGTCGCTGCCGGCCGGCTTCCTCGAGATCGACGAGACGGTGCAGGAATGTGCCGTGCGCGAGACGAAGGAGGAAACAGGCCTCGACGTGGCGCTCGACGGAATCATCGACGTCATCACCGTCTTTGATGATCCGCGTTACGTCTGCCTGCTCGTCGTGTTCGCCGCCCACGTCGTCGGCGGCACGCTCGCACCGGGCGATGACGCGGCCGAAGCCGGCGCCTTCGGTCTTGACGAGCTGCCGCCGATCGCGTTCAAGTCACATGTGCGCGTCATCCGCGCCGCGCTGGATAAGGCATAG
- a CDS encoding YggU family protein — MLEIATKGEAVIVKVRVQPKASRDAIVGEYSGALKVSVTAPPDKGKANKAVVEVLARALGIAKSNVELTGGAASRGKTFAIRGATKAQVEALATGGA, encoded by the coding sequence ATGCTCGAGATTGCCACAAAGGGCGAAGCGGTCATCGTGAAGGTGCGCGTGCAGCCCAAGGCGTCGCGCGACGCGATCGTCGGCGAGTACAGCGGCGCACTCAAGGTGAGCGTCACCGCGCCACCCGACAAGGGGAAGGCGAATAAGGCTGTCGTCGAGGTGCTCGCGCGCGCGCTCGGCATCGCGAAGTCGAATGTCGAGCTGACAGGCGGAGCCGCCTCGCGGGGCAAGACGTTTGCCATCCGAGGCGCGACGAAGGCGCAGGTCGAGGCCTTGGCAACCGGAGGAGCATGA
- a CDS encoding ZIP family metal transporter, with amino-acid sequence MIEWMSGIHPVLQALIATCFTWFLTALGAAAVFTTKHMSRKLLDGMLAFAAGVMIAASCWSLLIPSIAMSNGHTLGSWFPAAAGFLLGGVFLRVVDRILPHLHLNAPRSEAEGLPTHWKRTTLLILAITLHNIPEGLAVGVAFGAVAAGLPSATLAGAFALALGIGIQNFPEGMAVSMPLRRDGMGRLRAFWYGQLSAVVEPVAGVIGAAVVLAAQPVLPYALAFAAGAMIFVVVEEIIPEAERSGNTDIATAGAMIGFTVMMILDVALG; translated from the coding sequence ATGATCGAGTGGATGTCAGGTATTCATCCGGTCCTTCAAGCGTTGATCGCGACATGCTTCACGTGGTTTCTCACAGCACTCGGCGCCGCCGCTGTCTTCACCACCAAGCACATGAGCCGCAAGCTGCTTGATGGCATGCTCGCCTTCGCCGCCGGGGTGATGATCGCGGCGAGTTGCTGGTCGCTGCTCATCCCATCGATCGCGATGTCGAACGGCCATACGCTTGGATCGTGGTTCCCGGCAGCGGCCGGGTTCCTGCTCGGCGGCGTCTTTCTGCGGGTCGTCGACCGCATTCTCCCCCACCTGCACCTCAACGCGCCGCGGAGCGAAGCCGAAGGGCTCCCGACGCATTGGAAGCGCACGACGCTCCTCATCCTGGCGATCACGCTGCACAACATCCCTGAGGGGCTGGCCGTTGGCGTGGCGTTCGGTGCGGTCGCGGCCGGGTTGCCGTCGGCGACCCTGGCGGGGGCGTTCGCACTCGCGCTCGGCATCGGCATCCAGAACTTCCCCGAGGGCATGGCTGTCTCGATGCCGCTGCGACGCGACGGCATGGGGCGGCTCAGGGCGTTCTGGTACGGCCAGCTCTCGGCCGTCGTCGAGCCGGTCGCCGGCGTCATCGGCGCAGCCGTCGTGCTTGCCGCTCAGCCCGTACTGCCCTATGCGCTCGCGTTCGCCGCCGGCGCCATGATCTTCGTCGTCGTCGAGGAGATCATCCCGGAGGCCGAGCGCAGCGGCAACACCGACATCGCCACCGCCGGCGCCATGATCGGCTTCACGGTCATGATGATCCTGGACGTCGCGCTGGGATGA